A window of Auraticoccus monumenti contains these coding sequences:
- a CDS encoding carbohydrate ABC transporter permease: MTAVSIDPATVPTPPTDAPQVMRTKRRTPLQQVGRVAWWIGCIVISFATVMPFLWTLATSLKPAEDVLGGYLSLIPSRFTLENYVAVFSNTPFASYLGNSAYLAIAGTVTNLFFGALGGYSLAKLRFRGRTPVFAVFLGSMMVPGVITMVPTFLVLRHFPLVGGNDLFGDGGFGFINTYWAVILPGAAGPFAVFFMKQFFQSLPDELGEAARIDGAGEFRIFLQVYLPLAKAGLAVLGVMTLQGGWNAFLWPLIVLNDERMLTVQVALSSFVNERTTDFGPLMAGTILTSVPMLVLFLVCQRWIIEGIAHIGSK, from the coding sequence ATGACCGCCGTCTCGATCGATCCCGCGACCGTCCCGACGCCGCCGACCGACGCCCCGCAGGTGATGCGCACCAAGCGCCGCACCCCGCTGCAGCAGGTGGGCCGGGTGGCCTGGTGGATCGGCTGCATCGTCATCTCCTTCGCCACCGTGATGCCCTTCCTCTGGACGCTGGCGACCTCGCTGAAGCCGGCCGAGGACGTCCTGGGCGGCTACCTGTCGCTCATCCCGAGCCGGTTCACGCTGGAGAACTACGTCGCGGTGTTCAGCAACACCCCGTTCGCCTCCTACCTGGGCAACTCCGCCTACCTGGCCATCGCCGGCACGGTGACCAACCTGTTCTTCGGTGCGCTGGGCGGCTACTCCCTGGCCAAGCTGCGCTTCCGGGGCCGGACGCCGGTCTTCGCGGTGTTCCTCGGCTCGATGATGGTGCCGGGCGTGATCACCATGGTCCCCACCTTCCTGGTGCTGCGGCACTTCCCCCTGGTCGGCGGCAACGACCTGTTCGGTGACGGCGGCTTCGGGTTCATCAACACCTACTGGGCGGTGATCCTGCCCGGCGCCGCCGGACCCTTCGCGGTCTTCTTCATGAAGCAGTTCTTCCAGTCCCTGCCCGACGAGCTCGGCGAGGCCGCGCGCATCGACGGTGCCGGGGAGTTCCGGATCTTCCTCCAGGTCTACCTGCCGCTGGCCAAGGCCGGGCTGGCCGTCCTCGGCGTGATGACGCTGCAGGGGGGCTGGAACGCCTTCCTCTGGCCACTCATCGTCCTGAACGACGAACGGATGCTCACCGTCCAGGTGGCGCTGTCCTCCTTCGTCAACGAACGCACCACCGACTTCGGACCGCTGATGGCCGGGACCATCCTCACCAGCGTGCCGATGCTCGTCCTCTTCCTCGTCTGCCAGCGCTGGATCATCGAGGGCATCGCCCACATCGGGTCCAAGTGA
- a CDS encoding carbohydrate ABC transporter permease — MDSAVRGQPAVAPVEPPAAKRPRQLLPPSTTRRQQFLNGWLFIAVPVVLFIVFFAIPIVASLVLSLTDYAIIGDFDFVGLENYTRIFGDSFFWIALRNTAYYTALYVPLGIAVALGSALLLNRDVRAARIFRTLFYIPVVSSTVATASIWFWLLNPQYGIFNVVLGWFGINGPAWLYESTWAMPAIVVMSVWAGFGANMVIFLGGLQGVPRDLYEAARIDGANAWRQFRHITLPGISRVMFLVSTLQIIGAFQVFDQAFILTKGGPGNSTVTMVYYIFDRGFDSLEMGYASALSFVLFLIIMVFSLVNARINRVGEQ, encoded by the coding sequence ATGGACAGCGCAGTCCGTGGCCAACCGGCGGTGGCCCCGGTTGAGCCACCTGCTGCGAAGCGGCCACGCCAGCTGCTGCCACCCTCCACCACCCGGCGGCAGCAGTTCCTCAACGGCTGGCTGTTCATCGCCGTGCCGGTGGTGCTCTTCATCGTGTTCTTCGCCATCCCGATCGTGGCGTCGCTGGTGCTGAGCCTCACCGACTACGCGATCATCGGCGACTTCGACTTCGTCGGCCTGGAGAACTACACCCGGATCTTCGGCGACTCGTTCTTCTGGATCGCGCTGCGCAACACCGCCTACTACACGGCGCTGTACGTGCCGCTGGGCATCGCGGTGGCGCTGGGCTCGGCGCTGCTGCTCAACCGCGACGTGCGCGCGGCCCGCATCTTCCGGACCCTCTTCTACATCCCGGTGGTCTCCTCCACCGTGGCCACGGCCTCCATCTGGTTCTGGCTGCTCAACCCCCAGTACGGCATCTTCAACGTGGTGCTCGGCTGGTTCGGCATCAACGGTCCGGCCTGGCTCTACGAGTCCACCTGGGCGATGCCGGCCATCGTGGTGATGAGCGTGTGGGCCGGCTTCGGGGCCAACATGGTGATCTTCCTCGGCGGTCTGCAGGGGGTGCCGCGCGACCTCTACGAGGCGGCCCGCATCGACGGTGCCAACGCCTGGCGGCAGTTCCGCCACATCACCCTGCCGGGGATCTCGCGGGTCATGTTCCTGGTCTCGACGCTGCAGATCATCGGCGCCTTCCAGGTCTTCGACCAGGCCTTCATCCTGACCAAGGGAGGCCCGGGCAACTCCACGGTGACGATGGTCTACTACATCTTCGACCGCGGCTTCGACAGCCTGGAGATGGGCTACGCCTCGGCGCTGAGCTTCGTGCTCTTCCTCATCATCATGGTCTTCTCCCTCGTCAACGCACGCATCAACAGGGTGGGGGAGCAGTGA
- a CDS encoding glycoside hydrolase family 76 protein, whose amino-acid sequence MRSTTIRPWSRALLATSLLLSLVAALLAPAPAAATTKTTAAEAMDAYVDAFWDPEEKYFFTYSDHRGRGGVGPEGGTYSDFWWEARLWEVVMDAWETTGDPRYRAMIDDVYDGFTAHHPDFEVDFNDDLNWWAMGAARAYGITGDQRYLDTSVELFDRIWADWDDTYGGGIWWRHSVQNQKNVATNAPAAVTAVLLARHTGDQEYLGRAEQLFDWVDERLVEDDGTVHDHWEGTDTLVKWGFSYNYGTYVSAATKLYEETGEQEYLDKALRSADWATTKLTNGGTFRGEGIGDGGGFKSLLIRALVDLVQDHGQDQYLQQLQDNANQAWNHRRTSDDLMGHDWSAPTSSGALQSLAASSGLTAVLLVPPDGRPSGTLAESGVYEAENGQVINIDSEANGTGWTGRGYLAGWNRDGQQVTLHVNVERAGAHTLRFRYAGDDGTATRMVMLNSRVVDEALEFEGTGGWGNYAYRDLKVRLSRGHNSVQIRFDEASDNQAYMNLDRVEIVRG is encoded by the coding sequence ATGCGATCAACGACGATCCGGCCCTGGAGCCGTGCCCTGCTGGCCACCTCGCTGCTGCTGTCCCTGGTGGCAGCCCTGCTCGCCCCGGCCCCCGCCGCGGCCACCACGAAGACGACCGCCGCCGAGGCGATGGACGCCTACGTCGACGCCTTCTGGGACCCCGAGGAGAAGTACTTCTTCACCTACTCCGACCACCGTGGTCGCGGGGGTGTGGGCCCCGAGGGCGGCACCTACAGCGACTTCTGGTGGGAGGCCCGCCTCTGGGAGGTGGTGATGGACGCCTGGGAGACGACCGGCGACCCGCGGTACCGAGCCATGATCGACGACGTCTACGACGGCTTCACCGCCCACCACCCCGACTTCGAGGTCGACTTCAACGACGACCTGAACTGGTGGGCGATGGGCGCGGCCCGCGCCTACGGCATCACCGGCGACCAGCGCTACCTCGACACCTCCGTCGAGCTGTTCGACCGGATCTGGGCCGACTGGGACGACACCTACGGCGGCGGCATCTGGTGGCGCCACTCGGTGCAGAACCAGAAGAACGTGGCCACCAACGCCCCCGCCGCGGTGACCGCGGTGCTGCTGGCCCGCCACACCGGCGACCAGGAGTACCTCGGGCGCGCCGAGCAGCTCTTCGACTGGGTGGACGAGCGCCTGGTGGAGGACGACGGCACCGTCCACGACCACTGGGAGGGCACCGACACGCTGGTGAAGTGGGGCTTCAGCTACAACTACGGCACCTACGTCTCCGCGGCCACCAAGCTCTACGAGGAGACCGGTGAGCAGGAGTACCTGGACAAGGCGCTGCGCTCGGCGGACTGGGCGACCACCAAGCTGACCAACGGCGGCACCTTCCGCGGCGAGGGCATCGGCGACGGCGGCGGCTTCAAGTCCCTGCTGATCCGGGCCCTGGTCGACCTGGTGCAGGACCACGGCCAGGACCAGTACCTGCAGCAGCTGCAGGACAACGCCAACCAGGCCTGGAACCACCGCCGCACGTCGGACGACCTGATGGGCCACGACTGGTCCGCCCCCACGTCGTCCGGGGCGCTGCAGAGCCTGGCCGCCAGCTCCGGGCTGACCGCCGTGCTGCTGGTGCCGCCGGACGGCCGCCCGAGCGGCACGCTGGCCGAGTCCGGGGTCTACGAGGCCGAGAACGGCCAGGTGATCAACATCGACAGCGAGGCCAACGGCACCGGCTGGACCGGACGCGGCTACCTGGCCGGCTGGAACCGTGACGGCCAGCAGGTGACGCTGCACGTCAACGTGGAGCGGGCCGGCGCCCACACGCTGCGCTTCCGCTACGCCGGCGACGACGGCACCGCCACCCGGATGGTCATGCTGAACTCGCGGGTGGTCGACGAGGCGCTCGAGTTCGAGGGCACCGGCGGCTGGGGCAATTACGCCTACCGCGACCTGAAGGTGCGTCTGAGCCGGGGCCACAACTCCGTGCAGATCCGGTTCGACGAGGCCTCGGACAACCAGGCCTACATGAACCTGGACCGGGTGGAGATCGTCCGCGGCTGA
- a CDS encoding 5'-3' exonuclease, translating into MTDSPVLLVVDGNSLLHRSYHALAGTGARSVTGEPVWAVRGLLTQVVAAADRVGPTTVVVGFDDPDQSVRRERWPQYKAQRLAKQPTLVSQLRRATEVLRELGVHVVTPAGLEADDVLASAARLTAEQGGRAVLVTSDRDAFALIDDRTSVLRVINGGVDASPLMTVERLPMLLGVRPDQYRDFAALRGDPSDNLPGVSGIGPKRAARLLEGLGSARAVFDDVADGGRRVAELIGPGGLRRLADPAARECWELNCEVMSFHHDVDLGLEPDRGPGRLPLSPDVVRRVLVGQGLPGTARVASRCLAGEEPPEPGPAQVDVLPWDPRAEWRSRETFPPLPPPRPEPQPTLF; encoded by the coding sequence GTGACCGACTCCCCGGTGCTGCTGGTCGTCGACGGCAACTCGCTGCTGCACCGCAGCTACCACGCCCTCGCCGGCACGGGTGCGCGCAGCGTCACGGGGGAACCGGTCTGGGCGGTCCGCGGGCTGCTCACCCAGGTGGTCGCCGCGGCGGACCGGGTCGGGCCGACCACGGTCGTGGTGGGTTTCGACGACCCGGACCAGAGCGTGCGGCGGGAGCGGTGGCCGCAGTACAAGGCCCAGCGCCTCGCCAAGCAGCCGACGCTGGTCTCCCAGCTCCGCCGCGCCACCGAGGTGCTGCGCGAGCTGGGCGTGCACGTCGTCACCCCGGCCGGGCTGGAGGCCGACGACGTCCTCGCCTCGGCGGCCCGGCTGACCGCGGAGCAGGGCGGACGGGCCGTCCTGGTCACCTCCGACCGCGACGCCTTCGCGCTGATCGACGATCGGACCAGCGTGCTGCGGGTGATCAACGGCGGGGTGGACGCCTCCCCGCTGATGACCGTCGAGCGGCTGCCGATGCTGCTCGGGGTCCGCCCGGACCAGTACCGCGACTTCGCCGCCCTGCGTGGGGACCCCTCGGACAACCTCCCGGGGGTGAGCGGCATCGGGCCCAAGCGGGCGGCCCGGCTGCTGGAGGGGCTGGGCAGCGCGCGGGCCGTCTTCGACGACGTCGCCGACGGCGGTCGACGGGTGGCGGAGCTGATCGGTCCCGGTGGGTTGCGACGCCTGGCCGACCCGGCGGCACGGGAGTGCTGGGAGCTCAACTGCGAGGTGATGTCCTTCCACCACGACGTCGACCTCGGCCTCGAGCCGGACCGCGGCCCGGGACGGCTCCCGCTCTCCCCCGACGTCGTGCGTCGCGTCCTCGTCGGCCAAGGGCTCCCCGGCACAGCGAGGGTGGCCTCCCGGTGCCTGGCCGGTGAGGAGCCACCGGAGCCAGGACCGGCGCAGGTGGACGTCCTGCCGTGGGACCCCCGTGCGGAGTGGCGCTCCCGCGAGACGTTCCCGCCGCTGCCGCCGCCACGTCCGGAACCGCAGCCGACGCTCTTCTGA
- a CDS encoding SIMPL domain-containing protein — protein MSQVEITVRGQHSAFQAPERGTAHLTVALEGPQEAAVHAGVSEALRAVTQRVQPLHHPDQGPVTWWSTDQLRTWARRPFHKDGKQLPLVFHASADVRAKFADFAVLSRWLGEVLTITGVRVDRIEWALTEARKLELTRRVRAQAVREAQAKAQAYADALSLGAVTAVALADAGMLGEGLSPQTGQQAVAFARGAVAGGGAEVAFVPQDIEVSAAVDARFLVG, from the coding sequence ATGAGCCAGGTGGAGATCACGGTCCGCGGTCAGCACAGCGCCTTCCAGGCTCCCGAGCGGGGGACGGCCCACCTCACCGTCGCCCTCGAGGGCCCGCAGGAGGCCGCGGTCCACGCCGGGGTCTCCGAGGCGCTGCGCGCGGTGACCCAGCGCGTCCAGCCGCTGCACCACCCGGACCAGGGTCCGGTCACCTGGTGGAGCACCGACCAGCTGCGGACCTGGGCCCGGCGCCCGTTCCACAAGGACGGCAAGCAGCTGCCGCTGGTGTTCCACGCCAGCGCCGACGTCCGGGCCAAGTTCGCTGACTTCGCGGTGCTCAGCCGGTGGTTGGGCGAGGTCCTGACCATCACCGGGGTGCGGGTGGACCGGATCGAGTGGGCGCTGACCGAGGCCCGGAAGCTGGAGCTCACGCGCCGGGTCCGGGCGCAGGCCGTGCGGGAGGCGCAGGCCAAGGCCCAGGCCTACGCCGACGCGCTGTCGCTGGGCGCGGTGACGGCTGTGGCCCTGGCCGACGCCGGGATGCTCGGCGAGGGGCTCTCCCCGCAGACCGGGCAGCAGGCCGTGGCCTTCGCGCGCGGGGCGGTCGCCGGCGGCGGCGCGGAGGTGGCCTTCGTGCCGCAGGACATCGAGGTGTCGGCCGCGGTGGACGCCCGGTTCCTCGTCGGCTGA
- a CDS encoding metallophosphoesterase — MSSPVYAVSDVHGHVRVLRERLRAERLIDRRGRWAGRDVSLWFLGDFFDRGPDGIGVLELVRRLVQQSADGPGEVRAMLGNHEVLAIGMRLFGSTEVPHPGSVPRSFERSWTMNGGQPKDQQRLTEDHVAWLSDLPVMAVQDDWLLVHSDTTEYTRWGTSVAEVNAGVCADLRSGDVARVWEVWRHLTSRYSFRGDQGPAAARGFLDQFGGRRIVHGHSIVAHWMGVDHAEVTGPLLYADGLALGIDGGLNDGGPCLLTRLVPVG; from the coding sequence GTGAGCTCCCCCGTCTACGCAGTCAGCGACGTCCACGGACACGTCCGCGTCCTGCGCGAGCGGCTCCGGGCCGAGCGGCTGATCGACCGGCGCGGACGGTGGGCGGGGCGCGACGTCAGCCTCTGGTTCCTGGGCGACTTCTTCGACCGGGGACCCGACGGCATCGGTGTGCTCGAGCTGGTCCGCCGGCTCGTTCAGCAGTCCGCCGACGGGCCCGGCGAGGTGCGGGCGATGCTGGGCAACCACGAGGTGCTGGCGATCGGCATGCGGCTGTTCGGGAGCACCGAGGTGCCGCACCCGGGCTCCGTGCCGCGGAGCTTCGAGCGCAGCTGGACCATGAACGGGGGCCAGCCGAAGGACCAGCAGCGGCTCACCGAGGACCACGTCGCGTGGCTGAGCGACCTCCCGGTGATGGCGGTGCAGGACGACTGGCTGCTGGTGCACTCCGACACCACCGAGTACACCCGCTGGGGGACCTCGGTGGCCGAGGTGAACGCCGGGGTGTGCGCCGACCTCAGGAGCGGTGACGTCGCGCGCGTGTGGGAGGTCTGGCGGCACCTGACCAGCCGCTACTCCTTCCGCGGTGACCAGGGGCCCGCGGCGGCCCGCGGCTTCCTCGACCAGTTCGGCGGACGCCGCATCGTCCACGGGCACAGCATCGTGGCCCACTGGATGGGGGTGGACCACGCCGAGGTCACCGGGCCGCTGCTCTACGCCGACGGGCTCGCGCTGGGCATCGACGGTGGCCTGAACGACGGCGGGCCCTGCCTGCTCACCCGGCTCGTACCCGTCGGCTGA
- a CDS encoding ArsR/SmtB family transcription factor, producing MLLVNRESGLHEAAELFKVLGNESRLRLLQLLGEGPRTVGALVEATQLSQPLVSQHLRTLRQSGLAVASRSGKEVTYQLADDHVSHLVGDALAHVQEPARADEA from the coding sequence ATGCTCCTCGTGAACCGGGAGAGCGGTCTGCACGAAGCAGCCGAGCTGTTCAAGGTCCTCGGCAACGAGTCGCGGCTCCGGCTGCTGCAGCTGCTGGGCGAGGGACCGAGGACGGTCGGCGCCCTGGTGGAGGCGACCCAGCTGTCGCAGCCACTGGTCTCCCAGCACCTGCGCACGCTCCGGCAGAGCGGCCTCGCGGTCGCCTCGCGCAGCGGCAAGGAAGTCACCTACCAGCTGGCGGACGACCACGTCTCGCACCTGGTGGGGGACGCCCTCGCCCACGTCCAGGAACCAGCTCGGGCCGACGAGGCCTGA
- a CDS encoding NYN domain-containing protein — translation MTTPGVADRLTYLLIDGENIDATLGGSILRRRPQPHERPRWERLLAFVQATWDQPVKGLFFLAVGGDIPMPFVQALTAIGFTPVPLSGASDEKVVDIAIQRTLEAIADREADVVLTSNDGDFLPQMEALVGTRRTAVVGFNEFRNSGFTVLGERGLQFFDMEYDVHAFNERLPRLRVIPIEEFNPVDFL, via the coding sequence ATGACCACCCCCGGTGTCGCCGATCGCCTGACGTACCTGCTGATCGACGGCGAGAACATCGACGCCACCCTGGGGGGCTCGATCCTGCGCCGGCGCCCCCAGCCGCACGAGCGCCCGCGCTGGGAGCGGCTGCTCGCCTTCGTGCAGGCCACCTGGGACCAGCCCGTCAAGGGGCTCTTCTTCCTCGCCGTCGGCGGCGACATCCCGATGCCCTTCGTGCAGGCGCTGACCGCCATCGGGTTCACGCCGGTGCCGCTGTCGGGGGCCTCGGACGAGAAGGTCGTCGACATCGCGATCCAGCGCACCCTCGAGGCGATCGCCGACCGCGAGGCCGACGTCGTGCTGACCAGCAACGACGGCGACTTCCTGCCGCAGATGGAGGCGCTGGTCGGCACCCGGCGCACCGCGGTCGTCGGCTTCAACGAGTTCCGCAACTCCGGGTTCACCGTGCTGGGCGAGCGCGGGCTCCAGTTCTTCGACATGGAGTACGACGTGCACGCCTTCAACGAGCGGCTGCCGAGGCTCCGTGTCATCCCGATCGAGGAGTTCAACCCGGTCGACTTCCTCTGA
- a CDS encoding Hsp20/alpha crystallin family protein, producing the protein MAVLRFDPFSDFDTMTKQLLGLGTDTGRVPRFMPVDLYKSGDHYVLLADLPGVDPGSIDVSVDNGTLTLTAERSGRSDEGVQWLTSERFFGRFRRQLTLGDGIDSEHISASYDNGVLSVTIPVAERARPRKVEIVQGSEGQRSIEATAS; encoded by the coding sequence ATGGCTGTGCTTCGTTTCGACCCGTTCTCCGACTTCGACACGATGACCAAGCAGCTGCTCGGTCTCGGGACCGACACCGGACGTGTCCCGCGCTTCATGCCGGTCGACCTCTACAAGTCCGGTGACCACTACGTCCTGCTCGCCGACCTGCCCGGGGTGGACCCCGGCTCGATCGACGTCAGCGTGGACAACGGCACCCTGACCCTGACCGCCGAGCGGTCCGGTCGCAGCGACGAGGGTGTGCAGTGGCTGACCTCGGAGCGCTTCTTCGGCCGGTTCCGCCGCCAGCTCACCCTGGGTGACGGCATCGACAGCGAGCACATCAGCGCCAGCTACGACAACGGTGTGCTCAGCGTGACGATCCCCGTGGCCGAGCGGGCCAGGCCCCGCAAGGTGGAGATCGTCCAGGGCTCCGAGGGCCAGCGCAGCATCGAGGCCACGGCCTCCTGA
- a CDS encoding ZIP family metal transporter: MLIALVVTAFAGAATLLGGFLGVQGRIVDRRGALAGALAFAAGAMILVSVLEILPKGAAVLAEDRSRGAAWLLTLAMAAAGGLVVIGLRFVVDRFVGVPTNSVSDGGAGPGSILLRAGLWRSGLLVALAVGLHNLPEGLVTFSATMTDPSLGVVLAVAIAIHNIPEGMAVAVPVYAATGSRRRALLMCGLSGVAEPIGGLLGFLALRAAVPDQGLALVFPVVGGMMVLISLRQLLPMALALGRRHHVALGMVSGASVMALSLGLLRLA; encoded by the coding sequence GTGCTGATCGCGCTGGTGGTGACGGCGTTCGCCGGAGCGGCCACCCTGCTCGGCGGCTTCCTCGGCGTCCAGGGCCGGATCGTGGACCGGAGGGGTGCCCTCGCCGGTGCGCTGGCCTTCGCGGCCGGCGCCATGATCCTGGTGTCGGTCCTGGAGATCCTGCCCAAGGGTGCAGCGGTGCTCGCCGAGGACCGCAGCCGCGGGGCCGCCTGGCTGCTCACCCTGGCGATGGCCGCTGCCGGTGGGCTGGTCGTGATCGGTCTGAGGTTCGTCGTGGACCGCTTCGTGGGCGTGCCGACCAACTCCGTGTCCGACGGGGGAGCCGGACCCGGTTCGATCCTGCTCCGGGCCGGGCTCTGGCGCAGCGGCCTGCTCGTGGCCCTGGCCGTCGGGCTGCACAACCTCCCTGAGGGTCTGGTCACGTTCTCCGCCACCATGACCGACCCCTCGCTCGGGGTGGTGCTGGCGGTCGCCATCGCCATCCACAACATCCCCGAGGGCATGGCCGTGGCCGTCCCCGTCTACGCCGCCACCGGCAGCCGTCGCCGTGCCCTGCTGATGTGCGGGCTGTCCGGCGTGGCCGAACCGATCGGCGGCCTGCTCGGCTTCCTGGCCCTGCGGGCAGCGGTCCCGGACCAGGGACTCGCGCTCGTCTTCCCGGTGGTCGGCGGCATGATGGTGCTGATCAGCCTGCGCCAGCTGCTCCCCATGGCGCTGGCCCTGGGACGTCGCCACCACGTCGCCCTGGGCATGGTCTCGGGTGCGTCGGTGATGGCGCTCAGCCTCGGTCTGCTCCGTCTCGCCTGA
- a CDS encoding aldo/keto reductase, which produces MTSNHYAEPSVALGEHRMPLLGFGTWQIDDSAATEATSTALELGYRHIDTATGYGNEAGIGKALAAAGLPRDEVFVTTKLPPENVGRERQTIEESLSKLGLDHVDLWLVHWPPNKQASPEVWEEVVKAQADGLATSIGVSNYSLDQIDELVSATGVTPAVNQIRWSPSIYDPAVQQGLSERGVVLEGYSPFRASDLEDPTLVSIAEAHEATAAQVIVAWHVAHEFVVIPKSARRERIESNAAGARIELSADEVARIDGLAS; this is translated from the coding sequence ATGACGAGCAACCACTACGCCGAACCGTCCGTCGCCCTGGGCGAGCACCGGATGCCCCTGCTGGGCTTCGGCACCTGGCAGATCGACGACTCCGCCGCCACCGAGGCGACCAGCACCGCCCTGGAGCTGGGCTACCGGCACATCGACACCGCCACCGGCTACGGCAACGAGGCCGGCATCGGGAAGGCGCTGGCCGCCGCCGGACTGCCCCGCGACGAGGTCTTCGTGACCACCAAGCTCCCGCCGGAGAACGTCGGCCGTGAGCGCCAGACCATCGAGGAGAGCCTCAGCAAGCTCGGGCTGGACCACGTCGACCTGTGGCTGGTGCACTGGCCGCCGAACAAGCAGGCCTCGCCCGAGGTGTGGGAGGAGGTCGTCAAGGCCCAGGCCGACGGTCTGGCCACCTCGATCGGCGTCAGCAACTACTCGCTGGACCAGATCGACGAGCTGGTCAGCGCGACCGGCGTCACCCCCGCGGTGAACCAGATCCGCTGGAGCCCCTCGATCTACGACCCCGCGGTGCAGCAGGGCCTGTCCGAGCGCGGCGTGGTGCTGGAGGGCTACAGCCCCTTCCGCGCCTCCGACCTCGAGGACCCGACGCTGGTCTCCATCGCCGAGGCGCACGAGGCGACGGCGGCCCAGGTCATCGTGGCCTGGCACGTGGCCCACGAGTTCGTGGTGATCCCGAAGTCGGCTCGCCGGGAGCGGATCGAGTCCAACGCCGCCGGTGCCCGGATCGAGCTGAGCGCCGACGAGGTCGCGCGCATCGACGGTCTGGCCTCCTGA